The DNA sequence CGACAACGTGCTGATGCCCATGCTGTACAGCGGGGTTCCGCGTCGCGAGCGCGAGTCCAGGGCACAGGACGCCCTGCAGAGAGTGGGTCTCGGTCATCGGGTCGACTTCCTGCCGAACTCTCTGTCCGGTGGCGAACGGCAGCGTGTCGCCGTGGCGAGGGCCGTCGTCAGCGGGCCACGGCTCCTTCTCGCCGACGAGCCCACCGGCAACCTCGATCAGCGGACCTCGGGAGAGGTGATGTCGCTGTTCGAAGAGCTCAACGACGACGGACTCACGCTCGTGGTCATCACGCACGACGACGGGGTCGCGCGGCGGGCACGCCGCTGCATCCGCATCGCCGACGGCCGATTGAGCGAACTGTGATCCGGATGCCATGGCGCAGACGGCCGGCGCACGACGCCGCGGAGCCCGCCGTCGAAGACGGACCGACCTCCCTCGTCGCCGGGGTGGCTCACGCGGACCGCTTCACGTTCCAGGATTTGGTCGCCGAGGCCACTTCCGACATCGGTTCGCGCCCGGCGCGGCTCGTCATGACGATCCTGGGCACCGTGCTCGGCATTGCCTCGCTCGTCGCGACCATCGGATTCGCGCAGACGGCGGCGGCTCAGATCGCGAGCCAGTTCGACGGCGCAGCCGCGACCCGTGTGGTCGTGCAGGCGACCGAGGCGCAGTCGGGGTCGCAGAACAAGAGCGTGGCCGCGGGGCGTCTGCCCTGGGACTCGCCCGACCGCGTCGAACTGCTGGCCGGTGTCGAGAGCGCGACACTGCTCGGCGAGGTGGAGCTCGCGGAGGGCGAGACGATCACTGCCGTGCCCGTCAACGACCCGGCGGCCGCAGCCGTCGCCTCGCCTCGTCTGTTCTCGGCATCCGCCGAACTGCTCGACACCGCGGAGGGCGGGCTCGTCACCGGGCGGTTCTTCGACCGCGGTCACGATCAGCGAGCCGACCGCGTCGCCGTGCTCGGCAGCCGTCTCGCAGAGCGCATGGGCATCAACCGCGTCGACTCGCAGCCCTCCGTCTTCATCGCGGGCGTGGCGTACGCGGTCGTCGGGATCGTCGACGGCATGGACCGGCGCAGCGAGCTCCTGGATGCCGTGATCATCCCGACCGGTTCGGCCAGAGCCGACTTCGGGCTCGAAGCGCCGTCGGAGCTCGACATCAGGATCGACGTCGGCGCGGGACCGCAGGTCGCCGAGCAGAGCGTGCTGGCGCTCGCGCCCGACGACCCGGAGAGCCTCGAAGCCCGCGCGCCGTCCGGATCGTCCGATCTCAGCCAGAGCGTCCAGGCGGACGTCAACGTCGTGTTCCTCATCCTCGGAGTCATCGCCCTCCTCGCCGGAGGTCTCGGCATCGCGAACGTCACCCTGCTGTCGGTCATGGAGCGGATCGGGGAGATCGGCCTGCGTCGCGCGCTCGGTGCGACCCGGCGTCAGATCGGCGCGCAGTTCATGGTCGAGTCGATCGTCATCGGGTTCATCGGCGGTCTGATCGGGTCCGCTCTCGGGGTGGTCGCGGTGATCGTCGTCGCCGCGGTGCAGGGCTGGACGCCGGTCACGGATCCGCTGGTCGCCGTCGCGGGAGCATTCCTCGGCGCTCTGGTCGGCTGGGGGTCGGGCTGGTACCCCGCTCGGCGCGCCGCGCGGATCGAACCGGTCGCAGCTCTGCGGGGCGGGTGATCGGGGCATCGACAGGGTCCTTCGGCCCGCTCGCCGCGCGGCGAGGGGGCTCCGCCGCACGCCTGCCGCTACAATCGACCAAGCACGAGGGAGCAGGAGAAGCGGTGGCGGAGAAAGCGGCGAAGTCCAGGGCGAAGGCACGGAAGGCCGACGAGACACCCCTCGGACCGACCGGCCGGCCGTATCACGGGTTCCCCACCCCTGAGCCGCTGGCCTCGCACGGACCGGCTCGGATCATCGCCCTCTGCAACCAGAAGGGCGGCGTGGGCAAGACCACGACGTCGATCAACCTCGCCGCAGCCCTGGCGGAGTACGGCCGCAAGGTGCTCGCCGTCGACTTCGACCCGCAGGGCGCCCTGTCGGCGGGTCTCGGCATCCAGACGCACGACGTGACGACGATCTACGATCTGCTTCTCGACACCAAGCGCGATGCGCATGAGGCGATCGTGCACACGAGCGTCGACGGCCTCGACGTGATGCCCGCGAACATCGACCTCTCTGCCGCGGAGGTGCACCTCGTCAACGAGGTCGCCCGCGAGACGATCCTCGCGCGGGTGCTGCGTCAGGTCGCGGGGGAGTACGACGTCATCCTCATCGACTGCCAGCCGTCTCTCGGGCTGCTGACGGTGAACGCGTTGACCGCCGCTCACGGCGTCATCATCCCGCTCGAGTGCGAGTTCTTCGCGCTTCGCGGCGTCGCTCTGCTGATCGAGACGATCGACAAGGTGCGCGACCGTCTGAACCCCTCCATCACCATGGACGGACTGCTCGCGACGATGTACGACCCGCGCACGCTGCACTCGCGCGAGGTGCTGGAGCGTGTGGTCGAGGCGTTCGGCGACGACGTGCTCGAGACCGTCATCGGTCGAACCGTCAAGTTCCCCGACGCGTCCGTCTCCGGCGTCCCCATCACCGAGTTCGCTCCGGAGCACGCCGCCGCCCAGGCGTACCTGCGGCTGGCGCGGGAGCTGGTCGCCCGTGGCGCCGTCGCCTGACGAGACCCCCGAGACGCTCGCGTCCGTCGAGTCGGACGAGGCGACAGCCGCGGCATCCGAGACGCCGTCGGCCGAGTCCGAGGCAGGGTTCCGGGTCTCGCTGTCGAACTTCGACGGACCGTTCGACCTGCTGCTGAACCTCATCTCGAAGCACGAGATGGACATCACCGAGGTCTCGCTGAGCGCCGTCACGAACGAGTTCATCGCCTACCTGCAGCACCTCGACGACGACGAGGAACTCGATCAGGCATCGGAGTTCCTCGTCGTCGCAGCCACCCTCCTCGACATGAAGGTCGCCGGACTCCTCCCTCAGGGAGAGCTGGTGGATGCCGAGGCCGTGGCGCTCCTCGAAGCGCGCGACCTGCTGTTCGCGCGGCTGCTGCAGTACCGCGCCTTCAAGGAGGTGTCGGCCTGGTTCGCGCGCTGCCTGCAGCGGGAGGATCGCCGGCACGTCAGGGCGGTCAGGCTCGACGAGAAGCACCGCACGCAGACCCCCGAGCTCGTGTGGTCGCTGAGCGTCGACGACTTCGCGGCTCTCGCTCTGCTGGCCTTCGCGCCGAAGGAGATCCCGCACGTCGGCCTCGACCATCTGCATGCTCCGCTCGTCAGCATCCGCGAACAGGCGGCGATCGTCGTCACGCTGCTGCGCGGCGCGGAGTCGCTGAGCTTCCGCGAGCTGGTGTCCGGCATCCGCGAGCCGGGCATCGTCGTGGCCCGGTTCATCTCCGTGCTGGAGCTGTACCGGCACGCTGCGCTGAGCTTCGAACAACTGGAACCGCTCGGCGAGCTGACGCTGCGCTGGGCCGCCGACTCCTGGTCGGACGAGACACTCGCGAGCCTGGGGGCCGACTATGACCGATGACCTGACCGCACCGGCCGAGCAGGAGGCGGTGGACCGGACGGCTCCCACCGAGACTCCGCTGGCCGAGCGGATCGAGGCGATTCTGCTGATCATCGACGAGCCCATCGGCCTGGTCGCCCTGGCTGCGGCCGTCGGATCGCCCGTGCCGGCCGTACGACAGACGATCGAGGCGCTGGTCGAGGACTACGACGGCCGGGGTGCCGGTCCGCGGCGCGGCTTCGAGCTGCGCGAGGTGGGCGGTGGCTGGCGTCTGTACGTGCGCGAAGACCACGACTCCCTCGTCGCCGAGTTCGTCGGCGGTCAGGCACCCGCACGGCTGTCGCAGGCGGCTCTCGAGACCCTCGCGGTCATCGCCTACAAGCAGCCCGTCACGCGCAGCCAGGTGGCGTCGATCCGGGCCGTCAACGTCGATTCGGTCGTGCGCACGCTCCTCGCACGAGGACTGATCACCGAGCTCTTCGCCGACTCGGAGACGGGCGCGATCAACTACGGCACCACCGACGCGCTGCTGCAGCACCTCGGGATCAACTCGCTCGACGAGCTGCCCCCGATCTCGCCGCTGCTCGACGACGGCGCCGATGGTTTCGATGAAGGAGTGGTCCGGTGAGCAGGCACCGTATCTCCGCCGGCGACCGCGGCAGCGCACGATCCTGTTCCGATGAAGGAGTGGTCCGATGACCGGCTTTTCCCCCGACAGCGCACCCGAAGGTGTCCGACTGCAGAAGGTGCTCGCCGCGGCGGGGGTCGCATCCCGCCGGGTCGTGGAGCAGTACATCGTCGAGGGGCGGATCCGTGTGAACGGCCGCGCCGTGACCGAGCTGGGAACGCGCATCGACCCGGAGACCGATCTCGTCGACGTCGACGGGACGGCCGTGCAGCTCGATGTGTCCAAGCGCTACGTCATGCTCAACAAGCCGACGGGTGTCGTCAGCAGCATGCGCGACGAGAGCGGCCGCCCCGACCTCCGCCGTTTCACGAAGGACTTCGAGGAGCGCCTGTACAACGTCGGCCGCCTCGACGCCGAGACCAGCGGTCTGCTCGTGCTCACGAACGACGGCGAGCTCGCCCACGTCCTCGCGCACCCGTCGTTCGGCGTCACCAAGGTGTACATCGCCAAGGTCGACGGAGCGGTCACTGCGCAGACGATCTCGAAGCTCACGAAGGGGATCGAGCTGGAGGACGGTCCGATCGTCGCCGACAAGGCGCGGCTCCTGGACACCTCCCGCGGGTCGAGCCTCGTCGAGCTCACCCTGCACTCCGGTCGCAACCGGATCGTGCGTCGCATGATGGCGGCAGTGGGACATCCCGTCACCGAGCTCGTTCGCCGCCAGTTCGGCCCGCTGCACCTGGGAACCCTCCCGGCCGGCCGCACGCGTGAACTGACTAAAATCGAACTCGGTGCGCTGCTGACTCTGGCGCGCCGTGATTCCGGTGTCGCCGCGGCGCCAGGCGAGCAGCAGGAGAACGAGTGACCGAGACGACGAGTGCGCCCGGCGGGGCGCCGACGACCGGCGTGTCCGCGCCGCGCGTCGCGACCCGTCTGTCGGGCACCGTGCGCATCGTCGGCGCCGGCCTGCTCGGCGCGAGCATCGGGCACGCCCTCCGGGCGAAGGGCGTCGACGTCGTGCTCGCCGACACGTCTCCGGCTCAGCTGCGTCTCGCGATCGACTACGGCGCCGGTCGGGCTGCGACGGATGCCGACACCCCCGCGCTCGTCGTGGTGGCTGTACCGCCCGACGTCACTGCGGATGTGATCGAGGCGGAACTCGCACGGTTCCCCGAGGCCGTGGTCACGGATGTCGCGAGCGTGAAGCTGGAGCCGTTCGCCGCCCTGCAGAAGCGCGGCGTCGACATCACCCGCTACATCGGCTCCCACCCGCTCGCCGGTCGGGAGCGCGGCGGAGCGATCTCCGCGCGAGCCGACCTGTTCATCGGGCGACCGTGGGTCGTCTGCCGAGACGGGGACACGAAGGCCTCCGACCTCGCTCTCGTCGAGGCTCTCGCTTTGGACGTCGGCGCCATGCCTCTCGAGATGACACCGGAGGAGCACGACCGGTCGGTCGCGCTCACATCGCACGTGCCGCAGGTCGTCGCGAGCCTGCTCGCCGCGCGGCTCGCCGTCGCCGACGAGGGCGCGCTGCGTCTGTCGGGTCAGGGCGTGCGCGACACGACGCGCATCGCGGCATCCGCGCCCGAGCTGTGGGTGCAGATCCTCGGCGCGAACGCCGGACCGGTCGTGGAGATCCTCGACGCGCTGGCAGACGACCTCCGCGAGGTGTCGGATGCGCTGCGGGCTCCGGACGCCCCCGGTGCACGGCGGGTGGTCGCGGAGACGATCAAGCAGGGGAACGACGGTGTCGAGCGCCTGCCGGGCAAGCATGGCCAGAACCATCGCTTCGAGAGCCTCGTCGTCATGGTCGACGACACCGCCGGCCAGCTCGGGCGACTGTTCGGAGAACTGGGCGAGCTCGGTGTCAACGTCGAGGATCTGCGCCTCGAGCACTCGCCTGGTGCGCAGTTCGGCCTCGCCGAGATCAGCGTCGACCCTGCGGCGCTGCACGGTGCGATCACCGGACTCCAGGAACGCGGCTGGCGGATTGCAGGGGCGACCAATGACTGACTTCATCGCGATCGACGGGCCCGCGGGTTCCGGCAAGTCGAGTGTCTCGAAAGCCGTCGCTCGACGGCTCGGTTTCGGCTATCTCGACACGGGATCGGCCTATCGGGCCCTCGCCTGGCACGTCCTCGACCGCGGTGCGGACACCGACGATGCGGATTCGGTGCGCGTCGCAGCATCCGACTTCCCGGTCCGGCTGGGGCTCGACCCCGACGACCGTACGGTGCTCGTCGGCGATGCCGACGTCACCGACGCGATCAGGGAGTCGCGGGTCTCCGGTGCCGTGAGCGGTGTCGCGCGCGTGCCCGAGGTGCGCGAGCAGGTCAACCGCCTGTTCCGCACGCTCGTCGCCGAGGCCCCCTACCCGGCCGTCGTCGTGGAGGGCCGTGACATCACCACCGTCGTCGCGCCCGACGCCCCTGTTCGGATCCTGCTCACCGCCGCGCCCGAGGTGCGTGCAGCGCGCCGCGCCGGTGAGCTCGCGGGCGAGAACGCCCAGGCCGTCGCCGAGGCGCTGCACAAGCGCGACGCCTCAGACAGTGCGGTCGTCGACTTCCTCAACGCCGCGGACGGCGTCGAGGTCGTCGACTCGACCGCGCTCGATTTCCCCCAGACCATCGACGCCGTACTCGCGGTGATCGAACGACTCCGAGGAGCACACCGTGGCTGACGACGAATACGAAGGCGGCCCCGACCAGCTCGCCGAGAAGATGGACGCACTCGACGAGGAGCTGGCCGAACAGCGCGCGGAGACTCTGCGCGCCGGTCTCGCCGACTACGAGCTCGACGACGAGGATGCCGCGCTCCTCGCCGGTGTGGCGCTCGGCGAGGACGGCATCCAGTTCCTGCCCGCGTTGCCCGTCGTGGCGATCGTGGGGCGCCCGAACGTCGGCAAGTCCGCGCTCGTGAACCGCATCCTCGGTCGCCGTGAGGCCGTCGTGGAGGACACCCCTGGTGTCACGCGCGACCGCGTCACGTACAAGGCCGAGTGGAACGACCGTCGCTTCACACTCGTGGACACCGGCGGGTGGGAGCCCGACGCGAAGGGCATCGACCGTTCCGTGGCCGCGCAGGCCGAGGTCGCCATCGACCTGTCGGACGTCGTTCTCTTCGTCGTCGACGCGATGGTCGGCGCCACCTCCACCGACGAGCACGTCGTGAAGCTGCTGCGCAAGAGCGGCAAGCCGGTCTTCCTCGTCGCCAACAAGATCGACGACAGCCGCCAGGAGCCCGAGGCCGCCGCGCTGTGGAACCTCGGTCTCGGCGAGCCGCATCCG is a window from the Microbacterium sp. LWO14-1.2 genome containing:
- a CDS encoding prephenate dehydrogenase, with the translated sequence MSAPRVATRLSGTVRIVGAGLLGASIGHALRAKGVDVVLADTSPAQLRLAIDYGAGRAATDADTPALVVVAVPPDVTADVIEAELARFPEAVVTDVASVKLEPFAALQKRGVDITRYIGSHPLAGRERGGAISARADLFIGRPWVVCRDGDTKASDLALVEALALDVGAMPLEMTPEEHDRSVALTSHVPQVVASLLAARLAVADEGALRLSGQGVRDTTRIAASAPELWVQILGANAGPVVEILDALADDLREVSDALRAPDAPGARRVVAETIKQGNDGVERLPGKHGQNHRFESLVVMVDDTAGQLGRLFGELGELGVNVEDLRLEHSPGAQFGLAEISVDPAALHGAITGLQERGWRIAGATND
- a CDS encoding ScpA family protein; its protein translation is MSNFDGPFDLLLNLISKHEMDITEVSLSAVTNEFIAYLQHLDDDEELDQASEFLVVAATLLDMKVAGLLPQGELVDAEAVALLEARDLLFARLLQYRAFKEVSAWFARCLQREDRRHVRAVRLDEKHRTQTPELVWSLSVDDFAALALLAFAPKEIPHVGLDHLHAPLVSIREQAAIVVTLLRGAESLSFRELVSGIREPGIVVARFISVLELYRHAALSFEQLEPLGELTLRWAADSWSDETLASLGADYDR
- a CDS encoding ABC transporter ATP-binding protein, which gives rise to MTSLTEPASAAPDAVQAGPLVELRDVTRSFPGPPEVQALKGATLSIAPGDYLSIVGPSGSGKSTMLNILGLLDRPSVGEYRLAGSLTGDLSDDERAAVRARFIGFVFQSFHLLPRRSVLDNVLMPMLYSGVPRRERESRAQDALQRVGLGHRVDFLPNSLSGGERQRVAVARAVVSGPRLLLADEPTGNLDQRTSGEVMSLFEELNDDGLTLVVITHDDGVARRARRCIRIADGRLSEL
- a CDS encoding ParA family protein, with protein sequence MAEKAAKSRAKARKADETPLGPTGRPYHGFPTPEPLASHGPARIIALCNQKGGVGKTTTSINLAAALAEYGRKVLAVDFDPQGALSAGLGIQTHDVTTIYDLLLDTKRDAHEAIVHTSVDGLDVMPANIDLSAAEVHLVNEVARETILARVLRQVAGEYDVILIDCQPSLGLLTVNALTAAHGVIIPLECEFFALRGVALLIETIDKVRDRLNPSITMDGLLATMYDPRTLHSREVLERVVEAFGDDVLETVIGRTVKFPDASVSGVPITEFAPEHAAAQAYLRLARELVARGAVA
- the cmk gene encoding (d)CMP kinase, whose protein sequence is MTDFIAIDGPAGSGKSSVSKAVARRLGFGYLDTGSAYRALAWHVLDRGADTDDADSVRVAASDFPVRLGLDPDDRTVLVGDADVTDAIRESRVSGAVSGVARVPEVREQVNRLFRTLVAEAPYPAVVVEGRDITTVVAPDAPVRILLTAAPEVRAARRAGELAGENAQAVAEALHKRDASDSAVVDFLNAADGVEVVDSTALDFPQTIDAVLAVIERLRGAHRG
- a CDS encoding pseudouridine synthase, whose product is MTGFSPDSAPEGVRLQKVLAAAGVASRRVVEQYIVEGRIRVNGRAVTELGTRIDPETDLVDVDGTAVQLDVSKRYVMLNKPTGVVSSMRDESGRPDLRRFTKDFEERLYNVGRLDAETSGLLVLTNDGELAHVLAHPSFGVTKVYIAKVDGAVTAQTISKLTKGIELEDGPIVADKARLLDTSRGSSLVELTLHSGRNRIVRRMMAAVGHPVTELVRRQFGPLHLGTLPAGRTRELTKIELGALLTLARRDSGVAAAPGEQQENE
- a CDS encoding ABC transporter permease, with amino-acid sequence MPWRRRPAHDAAEPAVEDGPTSLVAGVAHADRFTFQDLVAEATSDIGSRPARLVMTILGTVLGIASLVATIGFAQTAAAQIASQFDGAAATRVVVQATEAQSGSQNKSVAAGRLPWDSPDRVELLAGVESATLLGEVELAEGETITAVPVNDPAAAAVASPRLFSASAELLDTAEGGLVTGRFFDRGHDQRADRVAVLGSRLAERMGINRVDSQPSVFIAGVAYAVVGIVDGMDRRSELLDAVIIPTGSARADFGLEAPSELDIRIDVGAGPQVAEQSVLALAPDDPESLEARAPSGSSDLSQSVQADVNVVFLILGVIALLAGGLGIANVTLLSVMERIGEIGLRRALGATRRQIGAQFMVESIVIGFIGGLIGSALGVVAVIVVAAVQGWTPVTDPLVAVAGAFLGALVGWGSGWYPARRAARIEPVAALRGG
- the scpB gene encoding SMC-Scp complex subunit ScpB yields the protein MTDDLTAPAEQEAVDRTAPTETPLAERIEAILLIIDEPIGLVALAAAVGSPVPAVRQTIEALVEDYDGRGAGPRRGFELREVGGGWRLYVREDHDSLVAEFVGGQAPARLSQAALETLAVIAYKQPVTRSQVASIRAVNVDSVVRTLLARGLITELFADSETGAINYGTTDALLQHLGINSLDELPPISPLLDDGADGFDEGVVR